In Acidimicrobiales bacterium, the following are encoded in one genomic region:
- a CDS encoding Clp protease N-terminal domain-containing protein has product MFERFTDRGRRVMVLAQEEARLLGHNFIGTEHLLLGLIKEGDGIAARALTSLGVTIESVRNQLEEKIPPGEHHDGSPPFTPVAKKALEMSLREALQLGHNYIGTEHIILGVLRADDSVATAILEQLGVTPAAVREAVISSISPAPGAGPLGAPRPARRFLSRGREPPIPQAHTRRPSQGQYRVSGVVDVALSGGRLTGVVAGLPVDVGLDIPASGGTCRGTFAGADLSCSWRLAPNGQWIPDVPGWARGVYAGEQGELRGWFHLSDDGLFEQATIEGEFAAETIAAMVRAGLASTPQDAFRINGYFAGAGFSLTCSFATGSAQLRGSIDGNPINLEGKRHQTNVDPRLRTVTGTFEGPSPLLFVATCALLFFI; this is encoded by the coding sequence GTGTTCGAGCGTTTCACCGACCGGGGACGGCGGGTGATGGTCCTCGCCCAAGAGGAGGCCAGGCTGCTCGGCCACAACTTCATCGGCACCGAACACCTCCTCCTCGGCCTGATCAAAGAAGGCGACGGCATCGCAGCAAGAGCCCTCACATCGCTCGGGGTCACCATCGAGTCGGTCCGGAATCAACTCGAGGAAAAGATCCCGCCCGGTGAGCATCACGACGGGTCGCCGCCGTTCACGCCGGTCGCGAAGAAGGCGCTCGAGATGTCGCTGCGAGAGGCGCTGCAGCTCGGCCACAACTACATCGGCACCGAGCACATCATCCTCGGCGTGCTGCGCGCCGACGACAGCGTCGCCACCGCAATCCTCGAACAACTCGGCGTCACCCCAGCCGCGGTACGCGAGGCGGTCATCTCGTCGATCTCGCCCGCTCCCGGCGCCGGCCCTCTGGGCGCGCCACGACCCGCCCGGCGCTTCCTATCACGGGGCCGCGAACCCCCGATACCACAGGCGCACACTCGCCGGCCGTCCCAGGGCCAGTATCGGGTCTCCGGCGTCGTCGACGTCGCCTTGTCAGGGGGCCGGCTCACCGGCGTCGTCGCCGGCCTCCCCGTAGACGTGGGCCTCGACATCCCCGCCAGCGGCGGAACATGCCGGGGCACCTTCGCCGGGGCGGACCTCAGTTGCAGCTGGCGTCTCGCCCCCAACGGACAGTGGATCCCCGACGTCCCGGGCTGGGCCCGCGGCGTCTACGCCGGAGAACAAGGCGAGCTCCGGGGATGGTTCCACCTCTCCGACGACGGCCTCTTCGAACAGGCGACCATCGAGGGTGAGTTCGCAGCGGAGACGATCGCCGCCATGGTCCGCGCCGGCTTGGCATCCACACCACAGGACGCCTTCCGTATCAACGGCTACTTCGCCGGCGCTGGCTTCTCGCTCACCTGCAGCTTCGCCACCGGGTCCGCCCAGCTTCGAGGGTCGATCGACGGCAACCCCATCAACCTCGAAGGCAAACGCCACCAAACAAATGTCGACCCGCGCCTCCGGACCGTCACCGGAACCTTCGAAGGACCCTCACCCCTGCTGTTTGTGGCTACCTGCGCTCTGCTCTTTTTCATCTGA